The following proteins come from a genomic window of Acinetobacter sp. SAAs474:
- a CDS encoding tetratricopeptide repeat protein, with the protein MSTPISPPAALMNLALTGHAKAQFELAECYMQSEHDDDIILAEEWALKAAQQGHVEAMYWLGEGYTVYAKELQQQDPEESHRHFDLGYYWLNQAYQQQHPAATLELAGYYRRGDIVEKNIEKSIQLVQQAAKWGDIQAMRDLAFIYANGLGIEIDEQQADFWNEKANQG; encoded by the coding sequence ATGTCTACTCCCATTTCACCACCAGCAGCTTTAATGAATTTGGCCCTTACTGGTCATGCCAAAGCACAATTTGAACTGGCAGAATGCTATATGCAAAGCGAGCATGATGATGACATTATTCTGGCTGAAGAATGGGCACTTAAAGCCGCCCAACAAGGCCATGTCGAGGCCATGTACTGGCTAGGTGAAGGATATACGGTCTATGCAAAAGAATTACAACAACAAGATCCTGAAGAATCTCATCGTCATTTTGATCTTGGATATTACTGGTTAAATCAAGCTTATCAACAACAACATCCTGCTGCTACCTTAGAACTTGCAGGATATTATCGTCGTGGCGATATTGTTGAAAAAAATATAGAAAAATCCATTCAACTGGTTCAACAAGCCGCAAAATGGGGAGATATTCAAGCCATGCGTGATTTGGCCTTTATCTACGCCAACGGCCTAGGTATTGAAATTGATGAACAACAAGCTGATTTTTGGAATGAAAAAGCAAATCAAGGCTGA
- a CDS encoding DUF3325 domain-containing protein, protein MMFFLLIWAITTLGFFCLACSMSKHQKQIFAHELSRQQCKFATVIGWILLLIAASLCLLPYPLSNAISYWLGSVTFAGLFVGLSLSYQAHHIKMIALIVTIVAFCSVIGSLI, encoded by the coding sequence ATGATGTTCTTCTTGCTTATTTGGGCCATCACCACGCTAGGATTTTTTTGCTTAGCCTGCAGCATGTCTAAACATCAAAAACAAATTTTTGCGCATGAACTCAGTCGGCAACAGTGTAAATTTGCCACTGTGATCGGCTGGATTCTACTACTGATTGCAGCAAGCTTATGCCTTCTCCCCTATCCACTCAGTAATGCCATCAGCTACTGGTTAGGTAGCGTGACTTTTGCAGGCTTATTTGTTGGACTATCACTCAGCTATCAAGCGCATCATATTAAAATGATTGCACTGATCGTTACGATTGTCGCATTTTGCAGTGTCATCGGATCCTTGATCTAA
- a CDS encoding PepSY-associated TM helix domain-containing protein, whose protein sequence is MRVDAKQEGPRQSMSWLHTWASLILGWLLYAIFVTGTLSFFQNEISIWMKPELHQSVPQQSQIAQTQVAFNYLQQHYPHAASWTIQLPHARQNTTQIIVRKQGEDPRARRGGTRITLDSTTGQVLEARETRGGSFLYRFHFELYGLPRIWARWIVGIATLLMLVAIISGVITHKKIFKDFFTFRSGKGQRSWLDAHNATAVMALPFHIMITFSGLLLLLFTLMPWGIERIYENRGEFLQEQSRALLDNNSAESKPKHSSEPRRHQMNENRPPRGEQSTMRADRQRQNSEQQFAPLANISAIVNTAQQQWHDNPVGSITVMAPNTTQAQIELRALHGESVAFRNVYANLQFDGVTGQNISNENTQLKNPSVAMGIYNIFTSLHEARGVQLALRWLLFLSGVVGTLMVATGLILWCVKRAPQQQKQGYKSFGYRLVEVTNIAAIIGLPIACAGYFYANRFIPADMNMRLEWEIRIFFIVWLITLIYAICRTSRQAWLELLACASILFALLPLINAITGGQGLWHTLVQGQWVIASFDLAMWVLSAVFAYAFYKVKRHPQGKQKTRQGSPKQQESDL, encoded by the coding sequence ATGCGTGTAGATGCCAAACAGGAAGGTCCACGCCAATCCATGTCATGGTTACATACATGGGCAAGTTTGATTTTAGGATGGTTACTTTATGCTATTTTCGTGACAGGCACCTTAAGTTTTTTCCAAAATGAAATCAGCATCTGGATGAAACCTGAATTACATCAATCTGTTCCGCAACAATCGCAGATTGCACAAACTCAAGTCGCCTTTAATTATTTACAACAACACTATCCACATGCTGCAAGCTGGACCATTCAACTGCCGCATGCTCGTCAAAATACCACGCAGATTATTGTTCGCAAGCAAGGTGAAGATCCTCGTGCTCGACGTGGTGGAACACGAATTACACTCGATAGTACCACCGGACAAGTACTGGAAGCACGTGAAACACGTGGCGGCTCTTTTTTATATCGCTTCCATTTTGAACTCTATGGCCTGCCGCGTATCTGGGCACGTTGGATCGTTGGAATTGCAACACTACTGATGCTTGTAGCCATTATCAGTGGCGTGATAACACATAAAAAAATCTTTAAAGACTTTTTTACCTTTAGATCCGGCAAAGGTCAACGCTCTTGGTTAGATGCACATAATGCGACTGCTGTCATGGCGTTACCCTTCCACATTATGATCACCTTTAGTGGGTTGTTGCTATTATTATTTACGCTGATGCCTTGGGGAATTGAACGGATTTATGAAAATAGAGGGGAATTTTTACAAGAGCAAAGTCGAGCTTTGCTAGACAATAATTCTGCAGAATCAAAACCAAAGCATTCATCTGAACCACGCAGACACCAGATGAATGAGAATCGTCCTCCACGTGGTGAGCAATCTACGATGCGAGCTGATCGACAACGGCAAAATAGTGAACAACAATTTGCACCGTTAGCCAATATCAGCGCGATTGTGAATACGGCTCAACAGCAATGGCATGATAATCCAGTGGGTAGTATCACGGTTATGGCACCAAACACCACACAAGCACAAATTGAATTACGTGCGTTACATGGGGAAAGCGTCGCATTTCGTAATGTTTATGCAAATTTACAATTTGATGGTGTCACAGGTCAAAACATCAGTAACGAAAATACTCAACTTAAAAATCCGTCCGTTGCCATGGGGATTTACAATATATTCACCAGCTTACATGAAGCACGCGGCGTACAATTAGCACTGCGTTGGCTATTATTTCTATCTGGTGTGGTCGGAACACTGATGGTGGCAACAGGATTAATTTTATGGTGTGTAAAACGTGCACCTCAGCAACAAAAGCAAGGCTATAAATCGTTTGGTTATCGCTTGGTTGAAGTGACCAATATTGCTGCAATTATTGGCCTACCGATTGCATGTGCAGGTTATTTTTATGCCAATCGCTTTATTCCAGCAGACATGAATATGCGCCTTGAATGGGAAATTCGTATTTTCTTTATCGTTTGGCTGATCACCCTTATTTATGCAATATGTCGCACATCACGTCAAGCATGGTTAGAATTACTTGCTTGTGCCAGTATCTTATTTGCGCTGTTACCACTGATCAATGCAATAACAGGCGGACAAGGACTTTGGCATACACTTGTTCAAGGACAATGGGTCATTGCTAGTTTTGATCTTGCGATGTGGGTATTATCTGCAGTATTTGCTTATGCATTTTACAAGGTAAAACGACATCCACAAGGCAAGCAAAAAACTCGTCAAGGCTCCCCTAAACAACAGGAGTCTGATCTATGA
- a CDS encoding SDR family NAD(P)-dependent oxidoreductase, protein MMKKIFAHFTISALILTAVSATAHALDIEAISEDYYIPGRFEGKTILVTGGARGIGKASAIRAAKEGANIVIADILKKEGEETTAEILKLGKKAVFVATDVSQTADCDRMVNVAVNNFGKIDAVLNAAGVMDAIAPDAKVNVNQQRKQLFAPIHEATDEYWNRTLAVNATGMFCSLRAELRQMVKQNKGGAIVNIGSVAGLTGFGGTPAYVASKHAVTGLTRNAAIDYAPYGIRINSVNMASTETPMTDAAFKKVATLQKERASNPELAKIPNTAMVKTMSLLQFSDSQHRQATAAEQASVILFLLSPEASNITGATWATDGGWTAF, encoded by the coding sequence ATGATGAAAAAAATATTCGCCCATTTTACGATCAGCGCATTGATCTTGACAGCCGTATCTGCAACGGCACATGCATTAGATATTGAAGCAATCTCAGAAGATTACTATATTCCGGGCCGTTTTGAAGGTAAAACGATTTTAGTGACAGGTGGTGCAAGAGGTATAGGTAAAGCCTCAGCAATACGTGCAGCAAAAGAAGGTGCCAATATTGTTATTGCAGATATTTTAAAAAAAGAAGGTGAAGAAACGACAGCTGAAATTTTAAAACTCGGTAAAAAAGCTGTTTTTGTTGCGACGGATGTCAGTCAGACGGCTGATTGTGATCGTATGGTCAATGTTGCAGTCAATAATTTTGGAAAAATTGATGCAGTATTAAATGCCGCAGGTGTCATGGATGCCATCGCACCCGATGCAAAGGTCAATGTCAATCAACAAAGAAAACAACTTTTTGCACCAATTCATGAAGCTACGGATGAATATTGGAATCGTACTTTGGCTGTAAATGCAACAGGAATGTTTTGTTCATTAAGAGCTGAATTACGTCAAATGGTGAAGCAAAACAAAGGAGGAGCGATCGTCAATATTGGCTCTGTCGCAGGGCTAACCGGATTTGGGGGTACACCTGCTTATGTTGCCAGTAAACATGCTGTTACAGGTCTAACGCGTAATGCCGCTATTGATTATGCACCATATGGTATTCGAATTAATTCTGTCAATATGGCATCAACCGAAACCCCCATGACAGATGCTGCTTTTAAAAAAGTCGCAACACTACAAAAAGAACGTGCATCCAATCCAGAATTAGCAAAAATACCCAATACTGCAATGGTTAAAACCATGAGCCTATTACAATTTTCAGACTCTCAACATAGACAGGCAACAGCAGCAGAACAAGCAAGTGTCATTTTATTTTTACTTTCCCCTGAAGCCTCAAATATCACTGGTGCAACTTGGGCAACAGATGGTGGATGGACAGCATTTTAA
- a CDS encoding alginate export family protein — MRAVIPSHITPRTTALKPLYLLILCWSFLVPHLAQATDTPIEFTTRRIDELKINLINPTSDPAYNRKFIDQIRTKLALFPGDHISQEKLDFALIQLKNNPDLSDLSYSLETGVYGGVNIILSLHIKSNITAQTASLTADNTTKFPVLYHQDGKFLKAKFEALGLYYANQNAWYGNPQAMLAGNPLVDGKSAGQGYDDWVENYIHGGLYGMYPLSTNTYGYAGISAIGSFSNGQELFTNKTRSYLAFEDAYIGFVTGTTTTKGNRAVLNLSAGRERFTLGDGMLIINTAANGGERAALQSNARWSADFVAKAQIQYNRHRLEFFRVDPSELSILDTKTVINGINLQTNIARADLGFSYLKVAKSNAYYYLPTHEKYTRQGLNVWDIRAHWNKTPTHQGGIFLAGEYAQQTHENFAMKAQAYNAELGYRWPMAKWSPSFSYRYAKFTGDQPDTKRYERWDPLFSGGNGEQWV; from the coding sequence ATGCGCGCAGTGATTCCATCGCATATTACGCCTAGAACAACTGCTTTAAAGCCATTATATCTTTTAATTTTATGTTGGAGCTTTTTAGTCCCTCATCTTGCTCAAGCAACAGATACACCGATTGAATTTACCACCAGACGTATTGATGAATTAAAAATCAATCTCATCAATCCAACATCAGATCCAGCTTATAATCGTAAGTTTATTGATCAGATCAGGACCAAATTGGCTTTATTCCCAGGTGATCATATTAGCCAAGAAAAATTAGATTTTGCGCTTATACAACTGAAGAATAATCCCGATTTAAGTGATCTGAGCTACAGTTTAGAAACGGGCGTATATGGCGGTGTTAACATCATATTGTCCCTCCATATCAAATCCAATATAACCGCACAAACAGCATCATTGACAGCAGACAATACCACAAAATTCCCCGTACTCTATCATCAAGATGGCAAGTTTCTCAAAGCAAAATTTGAAGCTTTAGGCTTATATTACGCCAATCAAAATGCATGGTACGGTAATCCTCAAGCCATGTTGGCTGGCAATCCGTTAGTTGATGGCAAATCAGCAGGTCAAGGTTATGACGATTGGGTGGAAAATTATATCCATGGTGGTTTATATGGTATGTATCCTCTGAGCACAAATACTTATGGATATGCCGGAATCAGTGCAATAGGTTCTTTTTCGAACGGGCAAGAATTATTTACAAACAAGACCAGAAGCTATCTAGCATTCGAAGATGCATATATTGGCTTCGTTACAGGAACGACAACCACAAAGGGTAATAGAGCCGTTTTAAATCTTTCTGCTGGTCGTGAACGATTCACCCTAGGTGATGGTATGTTAATTATTAATACTGCAGCCAATGGCGGGGAACGAGCAGCACTACAATCCAATGCAAGATGGTCTGCAGATTTTGTTGCAAAAGCGCAAATTCAATACAATAGACATCGATTAGAATTTTTCCGAGTCGATCCTAGCGAGCTGTCCATATTGGATACAAAAACCGTTATTAATGGTATTAATCTACAAACCAATATCGCCAGAGCAGATTTAGGATTCAGCTATCTTAAAGTAGCAAAATCAAATGCTTACTATTATTTACCTACCCATGAAAAATATACACGTCAAGGACTAAACGTCTGGGATATTCGTGCACACTGGAATAAAACACCGACTCATCAGGGTGGTATTTTTTTAGCAGGTGAATATGCCCAACAAACACATGAAAATTTCGCCATGAAGGCTCAAGCCTATAATGCTGAACTGGGATACCGTTGGCCAATGGCAAAATGGTCACCTAGTTTTAGTTACCGCTATGCCAAATTTACAGGAGATCAGCCAGATACTAAACGCTATGAACGTTGGGACCCACTATTTTCAGGAGGTAATGGTGAACAATGGGTGTAA
- the lipA gene encoding lipoyl synthase yields the protein MSANRKPEQGIKLRGAEKVARIPVKVIPTVETPRKPDWIRVKMSAPEEVQRIKTTLRAQKLHTVCEEAACPNLPECFGGGTATFMIMGDICTRRCPFCDVAHGRPNALDPDEPRHMAETIANLGLKYAVITSVDRDDLTDGGAQHFVDCIKEARQLSPKTLLEILVPDFRGRMDIALRIMTECPPDVFNHNIETVPRLYKAMRPGSDYQHSLNLLKMFKEYCPDVPTKCGLMVGIGETEAEVIALLDDLRAHDVDYVTIGQYLQPSKEHAPIDRFVTPEEFERYAEHGRQLGFRNIWSAPMVRSSYFADRQYYGEPVPAVRRKADPAKKIAVQTIEA from the coding sequence ATGTCAGCAAACCGTAAACCTGAACAGGGTATTAAACTTCGTGGCGCAGAAAAAGTCGCTCGTATTCCTGTAAAAGTTATTCCTACGGTTGAAACACCACGTAAACCAGATTGGATTCGTGTCAAAATGTCTGCACCCGAAGAAGTGCAACGAATTAAGACCACTTTACGCGCGCAAAAATTGCATACTGTTTGTGAAGAGGCCGCTTGCCCAAATCTACCTGAATGTTTTGGTGGCGGTACAGCAACCTTTATGATTATGGGTGACATCTGTACACGTCGTTGTCCATTCTGCGACGTTGCACATGGTCGTCCAAATGCACTGGATCCAGATGAACCTCGTCATATGGCCGAAACCATTGCCAATTTAGGTTTAAAATATGCTGTCATTACCTCGGTCGATCGTGACGATCTTACTGATGGTGGCGCACAACACTTTGTTGACTGTATTAAAGAAGCACGCCAACTTAGCCCTAAAACTTTATTGGAAATTTTAGTGCCAGATTTTCGTGGCCGTATGGATATTGCGCTGCGAATTATGACAGAGTGCCCACCCGATGTATTTAACCACAACATTGAGACCGTTCCTCGCCTCTATAAAGCCATGCGTCCAGGTTCAGACTATCAACACTCATTAAACTTATTAAAAATGTTTAAAGAATATTGTCCAGATGTACCAACCAAATGTGGTTTAATGGTAGGAATTGGAGAAACTGAAGCAGAAGTCATTGCATTACTTGATGACTTACGTGCCCATGATGTTGACTATGTTACGATTGGACAATATCTGCAACCCTCTAAAGAACATGCACCAATCGACCGTTTTGTAACGCCTGAAGAATTTGAACGTTATGCAGAACATGGTCGTCAGCTTGGCTTTAGAAATATTTGGTCTGCACCTATGGTGCGTTCAAGTTATTTTGCAGATCGTCAATATTATGGTGAACCCGTACCTGCTGTACGTCGTAAAGCCGATCCTGCTAAAAAAATTGCCGTACAAACGATTGAAGCTTGA
- the sthA gene encoding Si-specific NAD(P)(+) transhydrogenase: protein MPRKKEVLGGAFVKYDAVVLGSGPAGEGAAMKLAKSGKRVAIVDIREQLGGNCTHVGTIPSKALRQTVSSIIRYQRDPMFQKVGDWKHFTMKQVLRNAHKVIQQQVETHSRFYDRNKIDIYHGRAYIQDQNTILVFSPEGIKETLIFKQLVIATGSRPYRPEILDFNHPRVFDSDKILDLDFPIQKIIIYGAGVIGCEYASIFIGLDHKVDLINTQMKLLSYLDDEISDALSYHLREQGVLIRHNEQIDHLETFDDHVVLYLQSGKKIKADAILWCNGRSGNTDGLGLENVGLKPNSRGQLAVNDQYQTEVPHIYAAGDVIGWPSLASAAYDQGRCAGANMSGEEGVAPVTDIPTGIYTIPEISSIGKTEQQLTEEKIPYEVGQASFRHLARAQITGDTVGELKILFHRETLEILGVHCFGNNASEIIHIGQAVMNSPNNTIKYFVETTFNYPTMAEAYRVATLNGMNRLF from the coding sequence ATGCCACGTAAAAAAGAGGTCCTTGGAGGAGCTTTCGTAAAGTATGATGCGGTCGTTCTCGGTTCAGGTCCTGCGGGTGAAGGCGCGGCAATGAAACTTGCTAAATCTGGTAAGCGTGTTGCAATTGTTGATATACGTGAACAGTTGGGTGGTAACTGTACCCATGTTGGTACGATTCCAAGTAAAGCATTGCGCCAAACAGTATCGAGTATCATTCGTTATCAGCGTGATCCAATGTTTCAAAAAGTAGGTGACTGGAAACACTTTACCATGAAACAAGTATTACGTAATGCGCATAAAGTCATTCAACAGCAAGTTGAAACGCATTCGCGTTTTTATGACCGCAATAAAATTGATATTTATCATGGTCGTGCTTATATTCAAGATCAAAATACGATTTTGGTCTTTAGTCCTGAAGGGATCAAAGAAACTTTAATTTTTAAGCAATTGGTTATTGCAACAGGTTCGCGTCCTTATCGTCCTGAAATTTTAGATTTTAATCATCCACGTGTATTTGATTCAGATAAAATTCTAGATCTAGATTTCCCGATCCAAAAAATTATTATTTATGGTGCTGGTGTTATTGGTTGTGAATATGCATCCATTTTTATTGGTTTGGACCATAAAGTTGATTTAATCAATACACAAATGAAATTATTAAGCTATTTGGATGATGAAATTTCTGATGCGCTTTCTTATCATTTACGTGAGCAAGGTGTACTGATTCGCCACAATGAGCAAATAGATCATTTGGAAACATTTGATGATCATGTGGTGCTGTATTTACAAAGTGGTAAGAAAATTAAAGCAGATGCTATTTTATGGTGTAATGGGCGTTCTGGAAATACAGATGGTTTAGGTTTGGAAAATGTAGGCCTAAAACCGAATAGTCGTGGTCAATTGGCAGTCAATGATCAATACCAAACAGAAGTACCGCATATTTATGCTGCTGGTGATGTGATTGGTTGGCCATCACTTGCCTCTGCTGCATATGACCAAGGTCGTTGTGCTGGTGCGAATATGAGTGGTGAAGAAGGTGTTGCACCAGTCACGGATATTCCAACTGGGATCTATACAATTCCTGAAATTTCCTCGATTGGTAAAACTGAGCAGCAATTGACTGAAGAAAAGATTCCTTACGAAGTCGGGCAGGCCTCTTTCCGTCATTTGGCACGTGCGCAAATTACCGGAGATACGGTGGGCGAGTTAAAAATTCTCTTCCATCGTGAAACATTGGAAATTCTAGGTGTACATTGCTTTGGTAATAATGCATCGGAAATTATTCATATTGGGCAAGCCGTCATGAATAGTCCAAATAATACCATTAAATATTTTGTTGAAACGACGTTTAACTATCCAACCATGGCAGAAGCCTATCGTGTGGCAACTTTAAATGGAATGAACCGTTTATTTTAA
- a CDS encoding fimbrial protein, whose translation MLLSLYRFAILSSLIGTSVTYAADITQTVIHIHGTILGPTCTIKNKDLLVKFGTLTNKDLLFNQRSPSQDVIIEFSDCQIDDNSAAITFMGEESFYSDLQGLLAIDGDVASAPAGFAIRLTYLDGTPLPVNQESTTFNIENNRSIHLKAFVQTSQDAINSRKIRLGEFYATANFLVEYQ comes from the coding sequence ATGCTGCTGAGTTTATACCGATTTGCCATACTGTCGTCACTCATAGGCACTTCTGTGACCTATGCAGCAGATATTACACAAACTGTAATACATATACATGGTACGATTTTAGGGCCAACCTGTACCATTAAAAATAAAGATTTACTCGTTAAATTTGGTACCTTAACCAACAAGGATCTACTTTTTAATCAACGCTCTCCAAGTCAAGATGTCATAATTGAGTTTTCTGACTGCCAAATCGATGATAATAGTGCAGCAATTACCTTTATGGGAGAAGAAAGTTTTTATTCTGATTTACAAGGCTTGTTGGCTATAGATGGTGATGTTGCTTCAGCACCTGCTGGTTTTGCCATTCGATTAACTTATCTAGATGGCACGCCACTTCCAGTGAATCAAGAAAGTACCACTTTTAATATCGAAAATAATCGATCTATTCATTTAAAAGCTTTTGTTCAAACCAGCCAAGATGCGATTAACTCTCGCAAAATTAGATTGGGTGAATTTTATGCAACAGCAAATTTTTTAGTTGAATATCAATAA
- a CDS encoding molecular chaperone: MHPFSKSLTIFCFIVPSLSYASLSLDRTRVIYNEQDKAISLNISNSSEKLPYLAQAWLENDQGQKIDQPFAVTPPIQRIEPKQPSQIKLEKLKNVQLPQDRESVYYFNFRAIPPKSDKPNVMQLSIQTKIKVFYRPKALYVDGTAINNHPWQQQLILKQTNQGLIASNPTPYYITIIGISEDKNTEAFEGFKSFMVAPFSDLSLNINQQKIGKTPFLTYLDDYGGKQKMRFNCSNQSCSIQK; the protein is encoded by the coding sequence ATGCATCCATTTTCTAAATCACTGACAATATTTTGTTTTATTGTACCTAGCCTGAGTTATGCGTCCCTATCTTTAGATCGAACACGGGTTATTTATAATGAACAAGACAAAGCAATTTCTTTAAATATTTCTAATTCAAGTGAAAAGCTTCCCTATCTTGCTCAAGCATGGTTGGAAAACGATCAAGGACAAAAAATTGATCAACCTTTTGCAGTCACGCCTCCTATTCAACGTATTGAACCGAAGCAACCATCCCAAATTAAATTAGAAAAGCTGAAAAATGTACAACTGCCACAAGATCGTGAAAGCGTTTATTATTTTAACTTTAGGGCAATACCACCAAAAAGTGATAAGCCCAATGTTATGCAGCTTTCGATCCAAACTAAAATTAAAGTCTTTTATCGACCAAAAGCATTATATGTAGATGGTACAGCAATTAATAATCATCCATGGCAGCAGCAATTGATTTTAAAACAAACCAATCAAGGATTGATCGCCTCTAATCCAACACCGTATTACATTACCATTATTGGTATCTCAGAAGATAAAAACACTGAAGCATTTGAAGGATTTAAATCATTTATGGTTGCTCCATTCAGTGATTTATCACTCAACATCAATCAGCAAAAAATCGGTAAAACACCATTTTTAACTTATCTAGACGATTATGGTGGTAAACAAAAAATGCGTTTTAACTGCAGCAACCAGAGTTGTTCAATTCAAAAATAA